A part of Pseudomonas sp. HR96 genomic DNA contains:
- a CDS encoding MFS transporter, protein MKTAAAPSARAPSSEAHVQEVHDSSIIDIATDIASELGQAYIEKGTPLFLRTVLALFSGGFATFALLYCVQPMMPILSREFAINPAQSSLILSVATGMLAIGLLITGPISDAVGRKPVMVAALFAAALCTIASALMPTWQGILVMRALVGLSLSGLAAVAMTYLSEEIHPQHIGLAMGLYIGGNAIGGMSGRLITGVLIDYVSWHTAMLVVGGLALVAACVFLKVLPASRNFSSRRLNPRGLIDGFTMHFRDAGLPWLFAEGFLLMGAFVTMFNYIGYRLLGEPYHMSQALVGLLSVVYLSGIYSSAKIGSLADKYGRRNVFWMSIALMFAGLLINLLTPLPLVIGGMLVFTFGFFGAHSVASSWIGKRATKAKGQASSLYLFSYYVGSSVAGTLGGLAWHYGGWNGIGGFISVLLIVALAVAAKLAKLAPVAARP, encoded by the coding sequence GTGAAAACTGCTGCAGCCCCCTCGGCCCGCGCGCCATCCTCTGAAGCGCACGTCCAGGAAGTCCACGATTCCTCCATCATCGACATCGCCACGGACATAGCCTCCGAACTGGGGCAGGCCTACATCGAAAAAGGCACGCCATTATTCCTGCGCACCGTGCTGGCGCTGTTCTCAGGCGGCTTCGCCACCTTCGCCCTGCTCTACTGCGTGCAGCCAATGATGCCGATCCTGTCCCGCGAGTTCGCCATCAACCCGGCGCAGAGCAGCCTGATTCTGTCGGTCGCGACCGGCATGCTGGCCATCGGACTGCTGATCACCGGCCCGATCTCCGACGCTGTAGGGCGCAAACCGGTGATGGTTGCCGCGTTGTTCGCCGCAGCGCTGTGCACCATTGCCAGTGCGCTGATGCCGACCTGGCAGGGCATCCTGGTGATGCGCGCCCTGGTCGGGCTGTCGCTCAGCGGCCTGGCCGCCGTGGCCATGACCTACCTGAGCGAAGAGATCCACCCGCAGCACATCGGTTTGGCCATGGGCCTGTACATTGGCGGCAACGCCATTGGCGGTATGAGCGGGCGCCTGATCACCGGCGTCCTGATCGATTATGTAAGCTGGCACACGGCGATGCTGGTGGTCGGCGGCCTGGCACTGGTGGCCGCCTGCGTGTTCCTCAAGGTGCTGCCGGCCTCGCGCAACTTCAGTTCCCGCAGGCTCAACCCTCGCGGGCTGATCGACGGCTTCACCATGCACTTTCGTGACGCCGGCCTGCCATGGCTGTTCGCCGAAGGCTTCCTGCTCATGGGCGCCTTCGTCACCATGTTCAACTACATCGGCTACCGCCTGCTCGGCGAGCCGTACCACATGAGCCAGGCGCTGGTCGGGCTGTTGTCGGTGGTGTACCTGTCGGGCATCTACAGTTCGGCGAAGATCGGCTCGCTGGCCGATAAATACGGCCGGCGCAATGTGTTCTGGATGAGCATCGCGTTGATGTTCGCCGGCTTGCTGATCAACCTGTTGACGCCGTTGCCACTGGTGATCGGCGGCATGCTGGTCTTCACCTTCGGCTTCTTCGGCGCCCATTCGGTGGCGAGCAGCTGGATCGGCAAGCGCGCCACCAAGGCCAAGGGCCAGGCCTCCTCGCTGTATCTGTTCAGCTACTACGTTGGGTCCAGCGTCGCCGGCACCCTGGGCGGGCTGGCCTGGCACTATGGCGGCTGGAATGGTATCGGCGGGTTTATCTCGGTGTTGCTGATCGTGGCGCTGGCGGTGGCGGCGAAGTTGGCGAAACTAGCGCCGGTGGCGGCTCGGCCGTGA
- a CDS encoding cytochrome b, with product MLHWLSAIFIVWALVMGSYVSFLPETARLREQVAQLNVSLATLFIPLFAWRLWLRLRAEQAAPATLAEHMAHWAHWLLYGLTALVLVTGVLMMNRPIRIFDWLTLPQPLHDPALLKGLMQVHGVSCAVLAGLVGLHVLAVIKHELGGRRVLRRMGFRISRKL from the coding sequence ATGTTGCATTGGCTGTCGGCGATCTTCATCGTCTGGGCGCTGGTCATGGGCAGTTACGTGAGCTTCCTGCCTGAAACCGCGCGACTGCGTGAGCAGGTCGCGCAGCTCAATGTCTCTCTTGCAACCCTGTTCATTCCACTGTTCGCCTGGCGTCTATGGCTGCGCCTGCGCGCCGAACAAGCCGCGCCCGCGACCTTGGCCGAGCATATGGCCCACTGGGCGCATTGGCTGCTCTATGGGCTGACGGCGCTGGTGCTGGTCACCGGAGTGCTGATGATGAACCGGCCGATCCGCATCTTCGACTGGCTGACCCTGCCGCAGCCGCTGCACGATCCAGCGCTGCTCAAGGGGTTGATGCAAGTGCACGGGGTGAGTTGCGCGGTACTGGCGGGGTTGGTTGGGCTGCATGTACTGGCGGTCATCAAACACGAACTTGGCGGCAGGCGTGTGCTGCGGCGTATGGGCTTTCGAATCAGCCGGAAATTGTAA
- the hemE gene encoding uroporphyrinogen decarboxylase, which yields MTALKNDRFLRALLKQPVDVTPVWMMRQAGRYLPEYRASRAKAGDFMSLCMNPAFACEVTLQPLERYPLDAAILFSDILTIPDAMGQGLYFETGEGPRFRKVVSTLADIEALPIPDPQQDLGYVMDAVSTIRRELNGRVPLIGFSGSPWTLATYMVEGGSSKDFRKTKAMLYDNPQAMHLLLDKLAQSVTSYLNGQIKAGAQAVQIFDTWGGNLSAAAYQEFSLAYMRKIVSGLIREHDGRQVPVILFTKNGGLWLESIADAGADALGLDWTCDIGEARRRVGHKVALQGNMDPTVLYAKPDAIRAEVARILASYGHGNGHVFNLGHGITPEVDPEHAGAFIRAVHEYSAQYHG from the coding sequence ATGACTGCCCTGAAGAACGACCGTTTCCTGCGCGCCCTGCTCAAACAACCCGTAGACGTCACCCCAGTGTGGATGATGCGCCAGGCCGGCCGCTACCTGCCTGAATACCGTGCCAGCCGCGCCAAGGCCGGCGACTTCATGAGCCTGTGCATGAACCCGGCGTTCGCCTGCGAAGTCACCCTGCAGCCGCTGGAGCGCTATCCGCTGGATGCCGCCATCCTCTTCTCCGACATCCTCACCATCCCCGATGCCATGGGCCAGGGCCTGTACTTCGAAACCGGCGAAGGCCCGCGCTTTCGCAAGGTGGTCAGTACGCTGGCCGACATCGAAGCGCTGCCCATTCCTGACCCGCAGCAGGACCTGGGCTACGTCATGGACGCCGTCAGCACCATCCGCCGCGAGCTCAACGGCCGGGTGCCGCTGATCGGTTTCTCCGGCAGCCCCTGGACCTTGGCCACCTACATGGTCGAAGGCGGTTCGTCGAAGGACTTTCGCAAGACCAAGGCCATGCTCTACGACAACCCCCAGGCCATGCACCTGCTGCTGGACAAACTGGCGCAGTCGGTTACCAGTTACCTCAACGGCCAGATCAAGGCCGGTGCCCAGGCTGTGCAGATATTCGATACCTGGGGCGGCAACCTGTCGGCGGCGGCCTACCAGGAGTTCTCCCTGGCCTACATGCGCAAGATCGTCAGCGGCCTGATCCGCGAGCATGATGGCCGTCAGGTGCCGGTTATCCTGTTTACCAAGAACGGCGGCCTGTGGCTGGAAAGCATCGCCGACGCCGGTGCCGATGCCCTGGGCCTGGACTGGACCTGCGACATCGGCGAAGCGCGCCGCCGGGTGGGCCACAAGGTTGCGTTGCAGGGCAACATGGACCCGACCGTGCTCTATGCCAAGCCCGATGCCATCCGTGCCGAAGTGGCGCGAATTCTCGCCAGCTACGGCCATGGCAATGGTCACGTGTTCAACCTCGGCCATGGCATCACTCCGGAAGTCGATCCGGAACACGCCGGCGCCTTCATCCGTGCTGTGCACGAGTACTCGGCGCAGTACCACGGCTGA
- a CDS encoding FAD-dependent oxidoreductase, which yields MAERLSNDFQFIEVGRKDPKKKLLRQRKKEFVEIYEPFKPQQSADQAHRCLGCGNPYCEWKCPVHNFIPNWLKLVSEGNILQAAELSHQTNTLPEVCGRVCPQDRLCEGACTLNDGFGAVTIGSVEKYITDTAFAMGWRPDLSKVVKTGKRVAIIGAGPAGLGCADVLVRGGVTPVVFDKNPEIGGLLTFGIPEFKLEKSVLSNRREVFTGMGIEFRLNTEVGKDISVEQLLEEYDAVFMGMGTYTYMKGGFPGEDLPGVHDALDFLIANVNRNLGFEKSPEDFVDMKGKKVVVLGGGDTAMDCNRTSIRQGAKAVTCAYRRDEANMPGSRKEVKNAKEEGVKFLYNRQPIAIVGEDRVEGVKVVETRLGEPDARGRRSPEPIPGSEEIIPADAVVIAFGFRPSPASWFEQHSIQTDSQGRVIAPEQGKFKHQTSNPKIFAGGDMVRGSDLVVTAIFEGRNAAEGILDYLEV from the coding sequence ATGGCTGAACGTCTGAGTAATGACTTCCAGTTCATCGAGGTCGGGCGCAAGGATCCGAAGAAGAAACTGTTGCGTCAACGCAAGAAAGAGTTCGTGGAAATCTACGAACCCTTCAAACCCCAGCAGTCGGCCGATCAGGCCCACCGCTGCCTGGGCTGCGGTAACCCGTACTGCGAATGGAAGTGCCCGGTGCACAACTTCATTCCCAACTGGTTGAAACTGGTCTCGGAGGGCAACATCCTCCAGGCCGCCGAGCTGTCGCACCAGACCAACACCCTGCCGGAAGTGTGCGGCCGGGTGTGCCCGCAAGACCGCCTGTGCGAGGGTGCCTGCACCCTTAACGACGGCTTTGGCGCGGTGACCATCGGTTCGGTGGAGAAGTACATCACCGACACCGCCTTCGCCATGGGCTGGCGCCCGGACCTGTCCAAGGTGGTCAAGACCGGCAAGCGCGTGGCCATCATCGGCGCAGGCCCAGCCGGCCTGGGTTGCGCCGACGTGCTGGTGCGCGGCGGGGTGACGCCGGTGGTATTCGACAAGAACCCGGAAATCGGTGGCCTGCTGACCTTTGGCATCCCTGAGTTCAAGCTGGAGAAGAGCGTGCTGAGCAATCGCCGCGAAGTCTTCACCGGCATGGGCATCGAATTTCGCCTGAACACCGAAGTGGGCAAGGACATCAGCGTCGAGCAGCTGCTCGAAGAGTACGATGCCGTGTTCATGGGCATGGGCACCTACACCTACATGAAGGGCGGCTTCCCCGGTGAAGACCTGCCGGGCGTGCACGATGCGCTGGACTTCCTCATTGCCAACGTCAATCGCAACCTGGGTTTTGAAAAGTCGCCGGAAGATTTCGTCGACATGAAGGGCAAGAAGGTGGTGGTTCTGGGTGGTGGCGATACCGCCATGGACTGCAACCGTACCTCGATTCGCCAGGGCGCCAAGGCGGTGACCTGCGCCTATCGCCGTGACGAAGCGAACATGCCCGGCTCGCGCAAAGAGGTGAAAAACGCCAAGGAAGAGGGCGTGAAATTCCTCTATAACCGTCAGCCTATCGCCATTGTCGGCGAAGACAGGGTCGAAGGCGTCAAGGTGGTCGAGACCCGTCTTGGCGAACCGGATGCCCGGGGTCGTCGCAGCCCCGAGCCGATTCCGGGCTCCGAGGAGATTATCCCGGCCGACGCCGTGGTCATCGCCTTCGGTTTCCGTCCAAGCCCGGCTTCGTGGTTCGAGCAGCATTCGATCCAGACCGACAGCCAAGGCCGGGTCATTGCCCCGGAGCAGGGCAAGTTCAAGCACCAGACCAGCAACCCGAAAATTTTCGCCGGTGGCGACATGGTCCGCGGTTCCGATCTGGTGGTGACGGCGATCTTCGAGGGGCGCAATGCCGCCGAGGGCATCCTCGACTATCTCGAGGTCTGA